Below is a window of Drosophila bipectinata strain 14024-0381.07 chromosome XR, DbipHiC1v2, whole genome shotgun sequence DNA.
CTGCCTTTAACATTTCATCTTCTCCGATTTTCTCACACAAAACATTCGTCACTAAAaactattcaaaaaaattacttaaaaTAAATCACAGTAGatttaagcatttttttgttttttgggggcCAGGGCATTATTCTGGCTTTcacataaataattttttttttaataaatatatatatatatttaataaatagctaataatacaaacacacatatagtatatatataatacgaataaataaataaattactaCACATATAGAGGGTGATGgaatagacaaaaaaaaaaatacgtttcaagggaatggaaaataaatagtCGCAATAGCTTAGGGAGGGTATGGATGCTCCTCCGTTGTgtgggttttggttttggaatGATGATTTGGGGTCTGAATGTTCCATGTTGTATATGTGGCATGTTTTGGTGCTAATACTTCTAAAAAtacttcaataaataaataaatactaatcATAAGTGTCTAAAAACAAATGGCATTCGACAAATTCTTCGTAGGGTGTTGGTTGGTTCTAGGGATCGATCCTCtttttggcttggcttggcttggagctttttctttcaattttttttttttgttatgtttTGGCCTTGGTTTCTGGTTAACCTGGCTAATACTGGGCTTGTATTTGTGGCTGGAAGGCTTTTCCAGCATTTTCTAGCATTCCCCGGAAGCACACTCCGATCCGGAACTAATGCTGCCTCTTCGCAATTCAAAACTTTCCGAGCTTCCACCTCGCAGGCTGCCAGAATCCAGGCCTGATGATCCAGCTGCAGTTCCTGCTGCTCCACCCAGCCTGGCCGGGCTGTGATGTCTGTGATGTTTCCGGCTCAGTGCCGAGTGCAGGGTCTTGAATACATTCTCCAAATACTGCAAATACAGCTCCTTGGTGACCTTGAGGTCGCGTTCATCCGCCGCCTCGCTGCCATCGGCTGGGGTGTGGAACTTCAGTCGCTCCTGCATCGTCTCCCGACTAATCCTGGTCAGCTTGGCGCCATTACTATTCGGATACGAGGCATTGATCGTTGTCTCGATCTCGCACAGCATCGTCCTGGCACTGACCAGCAACGCATGCAGTTCATTGGTGACAGCGTCCAGGCTCTGCTGATGATCCTTCCGGTACTTGTACTGAGCCTTGCCCAAATATGCGAAACTGCCCACAAAGGTCTGCACGCTGCGGTACCAGGTCTTTAGTTTAACCTGCAAAAGCagcgaaaaagaaaaaattaagttaGTAAGGTTGGTAGCAAGACATGAGCTTGGGAAAACTGGTCTGAGCCGCCCTGGGCGGAGCAGGTCCCGCTCAAGTTaagaatatgaatatatatgtatagtacTTACAGCTCCGGTGGATCGCGTCATGTTCGGCAGGAATTTGTATTCGTGCTGCCAGTGCTGGAAGTCGCGGTATTCCAACTTGGCCCGGCTCCGGATGTCGCGGTACTCGCTCATCGTGTTATTCCGCAGGGCGAGGAGATGCTGCAAAAAGAGAGGGGGGAGAAACATGAGTAATGCTAACATTTCTGGTCAGAATGACAAAGTccaaaaaacaatataaactTGAGCCAAGGAAGTAAGAAGTCTAGAAATATCTAATATTTGGAGATTTCTGtttggtgattttttttttaaatttaattttagtttttattgaaaaaagaaatattaagttttgttgaaaaaatattataattttaaatattttagccCTAAAGCCCTAAAGCCCTAAAGTTAACAAAAAAGCGCGAAAAAGGTcttgaaaagttttcaaataaaatttctccaaaaatatttaaaaatacattttttcaaagaaaGTCTTAGGAGATTTTTCCAAAGGTtttaaaaagcataaaaaatacTTCAAGAAATTATccgaaaactatttttaaaattttttcaaaaaaaaaacttgtaaaaagtaaagaatttaaaatcatttttaaaaaaatgaagaaaaacgttgaaaaaaaaaatattcttcgaagaaaaaaatctttaaagaaaaaccttatatttaaagcttttttttacaaaaaaacacactATATCTTGAAACACATATTATATTTCAATATCACTTTTTCTTAAATCCTTGGCGcactttttggtattttttttttgttggtattTGTTTTAAGACAAAAAACCATAGCCTATCTTGAGGCACACTCACCCTGCGCTTGATCACTCGTCCTTGGCTGGAGCTGTCCTCCTGATTGGAGCTATCACCCGGCTGGTAGACACCACCGCATGGGTTCTCCCACTCCGGAATCTGGGGGTTGGGGGCGCTGAAGAGCCTCAGGTTGTGGCTGCGGGCATGACGTGTCCTTTGGCGGCGATGCAGTTCCCGGCGGGCGGCACGCAGCGCTGCCTGGGCGATCTCCTCGTAGCTGTTCTCGCTGAGGCCCAtttcgctgctgctgctgctgctgctgctggtgtcgAAGTCGGCACTGTCGCTGCTATCGCTGCTGTCGTAGGTGCCTTCGCCAAAGCTTTCGGCCAGGCCGTGAAAAGGATTGGCATGCTGACGCCAGGATGCCAGAATGGCAGctgcggcagcggcggcggcattGTCTCTCTCTCGCTCCCGCTCTCGGGCCGAGCTCTCGTCCTCGAAGGACGTGGCATAGTCGAGGGCGGCCACCTGATCGTGCAGATGCCTGGCCTGGCTGAAGGGCAAGAAGCTGGCCAGCATCATGATGACCAGTAGGAGTTGTCTGTTGAGATGGCAGCTGGTGAACTGAGTGCTCCTCCTCCCACTGCCGAGATTTTGTGaagtaactaaaaaaaaaagaattaattttttttaattaattaatttttcaaattaatgttaattttttttcgcgccttttttttgttggtacCTACCGTTTAAGGCAAAGACTGGCATTGGTGGGCTATTAACTTGGCTAATataactaactaactaaatAACGGTAAatgatgatgctgctgctgctatttgctgctgctgctgcttgctGCTCGACGGCTGCTGGCTGAGTGACTGCCAATGCAGCGGCGCTCGTAATTTTGAAGCCTCTGCTCCTCCGACGCTAAGCGCCTCGCACGCACgcactccacctcctcctcgcACTCGCACTCGCACTCGCACTCACACGCTCGATATCGATTGCAGAGGGAGAGAAGGTGATGAGAAGGTGGGCAGCAGCAGATTGGCAGATTGCGAGATCGGGACAGATCGCCTTGATTGTAACCGCGAGAGAGAGGAGTCGAGTGGAGTGGGCCAACACAGAGAGTTgcagaagagagagagagagagtgcaaGATCACTGAGCTGGTAATGAGTGGGATTACAATTACaaagacaacaaaaacaataacaattgcATTGagcaattttttgaaaattatttttgagtaTTTGTCATGAATGGTGGCTCTCTCTCTGTTGCCTGATTGTCTCTCTGTCTCACACACgttcaacaaaaaatgttgACTGAATTTCACCAGAAAAGATTACTCATAGgtatttgggttttttttgttgtatattttttgttgtttttttttttttttaaacgtttcTTTTCTCACTCAGACGTGGCCCAGACTGTGGCTGtgaggcggcggcggcggcggcggcagcagcagcggtggCTTACAGTTGCGGCTTATAGTGACGTCAAGTTAGTAGCCAACCGCCACCgctagccagccagccagccactcGTTTGTTTGAATAATTCATAACACTCAGTGTATTGCTCTCCCGCTCTCTCACTCACTCTCTGTAtcccgccgccgccgccaccgccaccgccgctcTCTTGGCCAATCCGGCCCAAATAAGTGCGGTATGTTGCGGTAGGTCAGCGACTTGATAACGCGACTCGCTCTGGCCGGCTcagctgctactgctgctgctctgccaGCGGCTGCGTCGACTGCGATAAGGCACGTGCTGCCGGTTAAACCGTTAGTTGCAgttttttgttgccattttttttttttttttgcgatcAGCTGGCCAAGGCCAATAATCACTTGGCATTGGTTAATTGGCTAATTATTTACTGGAAAGTTCTCTCGTTTTAACGGAATTCGTATAACGGTGATTAATTTAGCGAAAGTAATGAAAGAGATGGCAAtaaagaaagagagagagagagagagtgggtCTTCTTATCAAAGGAAAAGGAACTCATGTGAGCGATTAGATCCCAAGCCTTAAGTGGGCCAAAACGGCATAATGGATCATGTGAGCCAAAAAAGGCATGATCCGACCTGATCCCCCAAAAAGGGGCTGGACTTATCAGGAGGAGGCCTATCAGGGGGTTTATCTCCCTCTTGGCCATCAAGTGGGTCGCTATTAGCCCTCTAGACGAATTTCAAGAAGAATTTCAACaagttattaaaatttaattacaaaaaggggcaaaaaaaaaataaactatatatttttaatattttattcagttatttataatttaagcTCAACTATTGCCTAATTTTTAGGGTCTTTAGGGAAAAAATACCAATATAAactttcttaaaattattaagatatttttttaaaataatatctagaatttataaaaaagaaaaaactgcTTATTTCCAGAAACAAAACtagtataattaaaaaaaaactattgtaTGTATTatgattaattattatttacacGTGACTGAGTTTCATTCATGGGATTTTCTTTCCCCCATGGATTTTTCCCCACGTTTTTCTAAAAAAGTCTCTAGaactctagagtctagacaAATCAAATgttaaatttgtaaatatttagtCATTAAATATAGATTTTCAAATGAAAAAGGTAACTATTTAAGTGGGTTTTTTAGATTAGAGAGAAACAAAGGTAATAACTTTTAAgggaatttcattaaaaaaaataataataataattggaaaaataatagaaaaaactTCAGATTTTgatagaaaatttttaaaagttgaaaaaaataagtaaagttttaaaagaaagtttttagtattaaaaaagttttaagaTGTCTTTAAGGAAAACCTCTctagaaattcaaaaaaaaattcagatcAAGACCTTTGCTTTGAATACTAGTACTTAACTTTTggaataattatattttaatttttaaataaaaaaatctgtagtttttcttaaaattttttaactttgaACTGCATTGACGtagttttaaaaactaaaaaaaaaaaaattaagcaacCTGTTGATTATTTCGCCATGAAATCATATTTAATTGCATGGCTATGGCTTTGGGCATTGGATTTCCTTTTATCaagatatataaaaatatatataaatatacacatATGTTGGTATGACCCTCGAGCCAATGGATCCATACAAGATGCCAAGCCGATTATTATCAACAGGTCGATCAATCGAATCACAGGGGGATTCACACTCTTGGAGTATAGAAAGAAAACTGAAGAGTGAAGTGGAGGTGGATGTGGTGGTGATTTAAAGTAcgtgtattatttattattaatcatGGGAACCCAGATACGTTCAAATACCCTAACCATAACCATATCATATACTATATTTGTTGTTgtatatatcgatatattcgAAATGTTGGCCAATCAtctttttataaacaattgcGAAAGGCAATGAGGGAAAGTTATCTTCTTAGGTCGGTGATCTAATTGCTACGACGATTCTACGATTCTACGGTTCTACGATTACGCCGCTTTAGAACTTTGTACCTCATTTtcgaagcaaaaaaaaaaaaaaaaaaaaatgatttatttttaatttcttgttaCTTACTTTGATGGCACATTTTTGTAGtttgtttacgttttttttcgacttttttgTCTAACTTGATCACGTTCTATTTTTTGACTACAATGAGTCGGAgtgttatgtttttttatttttcagattatatatttattttttagacaCTATTTTTTATGTGATATGATATAGGGCTTATAGTCTTAGATAGATGTTAAGTTCCTTTTGcactgtttcttttttttttttttgttggagttCACAGGCCCGGGACAATTAGCATTGGCGTGTGTCTAAGCGAAAACTGATTCATGGTCTCCGGCCGGCgcataattttatatttatacgaAAATCGCCGGCTGCGTGGTGAGGCAGTCCCCCAGTTTTGCTGCCTCAGTTGGCGTCGCTGTCGCTGTTCGATACCGTCTCCTGGCTATCTCTTCCCAAAGCAGAGCAGTCCAAGTTGACTTTGCTGTCGCTGTTTCAGTCGCTGACGCTGTCACTGCCGCTGTCGCTGCCTCGGTCGCTGCCTCTGCCGGCTTCGACAACGTCAATGCGAAATTCCGTCgctccaaacaaaaaaaaaaaaaaaacgaagaagAATTGTATTTGGAATCGTAATCGAAGTCAGAAGTGCGCGCCACgcttataattattattggaTTTGATTTGTAGGGGAGACCCACTCccccccaccccaccccaTCCCTAGCCAACCCCTCCACCTACCctagtgtttatttttgtatttacttTTCATCAATTACGTATATAGTTCCCCCTACCCCCAACACCTCCCACCCCTCTCTAGTGAGGCGACCAACGCCTCGGCCCCAAAAGGGGGATTTTTCTTCACCTGAGCTGGTGTGCGTAAGTGTGCGGACCATACGTGTGTGTCTCATTATGTACAccttcttaatttttttttctattttttttttttttttttattgttttgcgTCATATGAGAGACTCCCTACCACCTAGTAAAAAAAGGAGGCGTGGCATGGCCACCCGTTTCAATGCGAAATTAATTGCATTCATTGCGAACCGAGTTCAAAAATCATGTTTTTCAAAAGCCATAGCGGGGGGATTTTTTTTCCAGTCTTTCTCGGCCGTGGGAAATTCATCTTGTAGAGCTCGTAGAGTTTCATTAACTTATctttatatattgtatatctCTATATCAcactttttttcttctttctttAGGTCTAAGAAGAAGATCTTGAAAAAGAGAGGCTTCTGAATTCTTAAGGCTTCGAATATTTTGGCCAAGATTCGGTTTgtgataagattcattcaagaCTTTCAATTTACGGTTTTCGGGAAGGATTTTTggtttaataataattataataatataataagaaTAATAAGTTAAAATTAATGTTAATAAACCTTAATAGATCCgggaaattgttttttttatcaacttCAAATCAACTTCTATCCTAATcatacttttattttcttttgttattctattttctatattattattagttttttcTTTTACTAAAAGTCCAAGTTTTCCTTAACTAAAAACTCTAGAGTTTTAAATATCGAGAGCAAGACTTAAGTTTCTAATTATCGAACGTTATAAACAAATTATCGAGTTAAAAAATTATCGAAAATATCGATACATTCAGATATCTTCAAAAGGTAGATTTCTTGGTATTTTTCTAAACTTTTTCTTAGGTGtatatggtttttaaattgtctttaattaaaactattttttttagcattaaattaataaatttttaaaattttctatgaACTCCTAAGAAGTTTGGAACTCTATTAAACAAACTATTAATTTTGTATcgaatttgtatatattttttatatgtattattgtaaattttttttcttaaataaatacaccAATTATGTCCTTCAAAGACCTATATAATATATCACAAATGACTTTTTTATTCCTAAATCGTATCCTCCTAAAATCCTCGTCTAAAAAACAACCATTTCTTACATTTTTCTCCCCCCAGAAggcataatttatttaaaaatcaaaccCCCATGTTAGCAAATTAATTTCATGCCCTATTTACATAGCAATTGACACTTGATttgaaaaatcaaatcaaatcttGTGTTGCGCTTTTCATTTACACATTCTCATCACGCCATCAAGAGTTAACATTTCCCCGGGCCAtcaaaaacgtaaaaaaaaaagtaaaaaaaaaaaaataaataaaaactttccaCCGTAATTAGatcatttggccaaaagcaagaaatgATGATTGACGCACATTTTTGTTGGTCAGGGAACTGGTTTCCAAGATTTACAATTCAATTCGCCGGACCCGTCAGTTTTATAGAGTTGGGTTCTTGAGGCGCTACACTATCGATGGTACAAGATCTCTTGGCTCTGATTTACAATTCAATTTCATGAGATATGgtataaacaaatatatactCATATACTAACTATACAGTCTGTCATGGGTAAGTGATATCACGAACCTGCAATTAATGGCTAATTGCTTTTTTGTTGTGGCATTGCCCATATATACGATCATCTCGAACTTTGAACCCAAGACTCATCGCCTGGGaaattgtttttaagtttatatatttttatcagAGAAATCAATGCATGACACGACGTTGATATTATAGGAAAGTCAAGTCGAAGATTATAATACTCTAAGTGGGTAAGATCTCAATCTATATGATAGTTTAGATTACCGAAATACATAACTATACCATGTTTAAGCTTAATATCTTGTAGGCCAACCGAGTTACTTTAGATTTTTAGACTTTTAAGATCCTTTAAgatgaaaaatcaaaaaatattacaattggGAATGCTATTCACCCTTTTAAAAGAGTAATTGTGCTAATAAGGTCTTGAGTTTTTTGGCCGACGATGACGCGTTTTAGCGATAAGGTCGCGTGGAAAAGTTTATAAGGCACACAAAGTGGGCGACAGTTTATAGCCAGGTTTGAAGATCGATGGGATTGCGGGTCTATAATTAGGGGGCCCTAAGAACCCGAGCCGAGTCGAGCcaataaaatgttttgattCAACACTCGGTTAGCACTAATTCTGGCAACTTTTCCATTGAACTCTCGCCCCTTATCAGCCACCAAGTCGTCGTCACAAGTTTTGTGTGCCCGTGCCATTAATGAATTCTTTGAGGGTTTAGGTTTGTAGGGGAAATCACCCCATTGCTGGGCAATTGTCTTTCGCTTCGGTTGGTTGACTAATACCGAACCATGAATGAATAAGCAACGAGACGACCCCTTCAGATAAATTAATGGATACTACCAGTTATCGAATAGAGTTGGGGGGGTACACAAACTGGAGCATTTTTTCGCTCGAACCCCACAGACCAGACAGACGGTATAATGAGTCAGAGTGACACCCACGAGCAGCAGAATTTATATTTTGGCACTCGATTCAATTCACCCATTAATCACAATTGCCTTTATTTGCCAGTAAGCCAAGTTATACAAAATATTACTTATAATCTTAAGGGGGGGTATTACGCATGATCGTGTTTGAGTCTTTCGAGTGGTCATCCATAATGTTACTTGAAGCCAAAATAAATACCAAATGATTCAATGGTGTTTcccaattaaaagtttttccaCAAGGGGGGTTTTAagatctttaaaataaaatagtataACCTATTTAAAACTCATTACATTTAAGTAGTTTTTAATCTTAAAGGTTTTTGaatgataatttttaaagaaaaagataAGATTCGGGACTGAAAAGTCTAATCTATAGACTTAATATCATCatacaaataatattataagaATGTCTTGTTTATACTATATCTTATCACTCAATTTATTAGAACCAATGTCAAAGTTTATCCGTCAACTGATTATCCGTATGGCTTAACACCTAGATAGGTGGGCTAGAATGGGCAGTACCAGGCACCTCAGTATCTCAATACCTAGTACCTAGCACCCCAAGGCACCTTCCACCACCCACCAATTGTTTCTAAAAATAACCATTGACATTTTGTATGATTTGGGATTACTTTCGGATGGATGGATGTATGGATGAATGGGGGATGGGATTATGGGTGGGTGGGTCTCCACTCTCCACTGACGTAGGTGTCATGTTTGCCGTGACGTTCACTTGGCAGCCAATTGCGAATTTCACTGTAATTGCCGTTGATTTATTATCAGAACCCCGAAGAGCAAACAATCGATAATACACGCCAAAGGGGGGAATATTGGGGGGGAGCTCTCGCATATCCTCACCTTTTATCATTggttattaatattaataccCAATTTTTTGGCAACATAATTGATATTATCTTGGTAATTAGCATTTAGAGTCATAAGTCCGACCCACCCACCACCCTCTCCCTCGGGAATCAGTAACccttttttggattttgtggGTTCCCAAGACCCCAAGAGTAACGGGGCTTCTATGACTAATTAAAGCGCGACTGCGACAGCGACGTCGCACTTTATCGCGTGCCGCTGCGTACTCTGCTGCGACGTCAGCTGCGCGCCGGCAGTGCTGCTCGCGCAGCCGGAATGTGTCAACAAGAGTCGCGTGCGCCGCTGGGAACGCTGCTAACAGCGCAGTCGACAGCAACGACCAGTTGCGCTTGGCAGACTGTCAACAGCAGCCGCTCTGCTGCTGCCTCGGTCGCTGCGAAGCGGTGTAGTGGACCCGATAGTTATACGTTGGTGTGGGGTTGGGGTTGGGGTGGGGGTGGGGGCGATTGTAGTGGCggagtgggtggttgggttaGTCACTTGACAAACGGAGGCAGACGAGCAGCCATCCGGGGATCCAATACATGGTGATTCAAACCTTCATAACCTGGTCAGGTGGGTCGGGCAGCCACACGCCTTACCATAACCACCCACACAGCGGCCACCACCCTCTTGCTCGCACTCCCTTTACCACCTAAGCCCTAAAATGATGGAGGGCCCTGGGAATTacctttttaattattaattttttttttctatttttaaagccTAGGGAAGGTAGCTTTTTGATtgattttcttttctattcagtttttatatttatttaaaatattttagatttatttatttacttttatattAAGTCTTTTAtctatttaagttttattcatttatgctttaaataataataaacaatttgttaagaggagccccaaaattaAGGTtgtactccaatgagttccgtttcaaaactgattttattcgtcaaagttctcttataagtacgatacatgagaatcttaaaactattgaaaactacttatcaacgcactgcacgttgacatgctatgcgaccctttctcaagtgcgataagcggatgcgcttatgtttgtgttatttatgatgcttatgtttgtgttaggctgcaggggatcggttttagattATGCTGTTTCACtcatatttcatgggtccgatcccttgaaactctaacctacgaatttctataaaaaatagtgttcaatgcttgaacattctggaaagggccacaaaaatagGCGTAAATTTTATGTGTTTtggattaatattttttggataaatttgatgttactttaaccttttcatcgattataatttttagtggactgtataaatgtttatttttgttcttgtatttatttaaatacattttttttcttttaataatttgtgaatgaattatttaagaatatttaaaattatttaatcttttattggttatgttcaacctaatgtttgaacatcctgcaaggggccacaaaagtgccttagtatatatttttttttcattttagatttactttgaaaattttattttttttttagatttactcagaaaaatttattttttcttcgatGTAGTGGActgtaatattaaaattttagttttactgaaggcaaatttttttttcaaattgcattttttttttttaaattattaccttctttgtcaattttttttttttttatcattattttttaaattataaatatttttttttttaagttttaccataccataaagttttaaaattttctatatTGATGCGTGTTCCTCCTGAAGATTATGTAAAAGGATCCGCACTggatgctgctgatggtgtAGCTGGTTGTTTTTTCTGCCGCTGATGTTGTTCTTCTACTCGGTGGTCCTGCCGCAGACGTTGGACCCGCcgaataaaatgccaaagaCTTTGGCTGTCGTTGTTCCCAGGAAcccgaatttttatttttgctcgaTATTTGGCCTCG
It encodes the following:
- the upd2 gene encoding uncharacterized protein upd2 isoform X1, which gives rise to MPVFALNVTSQNLGSGRRSTQFTSCHLNRQLLLVIMMLASFLPFSQARHLHDQVAALDYATSFEDESSARERERERDNAAAAAAAAILASWRQHANPFHGLAESFGEGTYDSSDSSDSADFDTSSSSSSSSEMGLSENSYEEIAQAALRAARRELHRRQRTRHARSHNLRLFSAPNPQIPEWENPCGGVYQPGDSSNQEDSSSQGRVIKRRHLLALRNNTMSEYRDIRSRAKLEYRDFQHWQHEYKFLPNMTRSTGAVKLKTWYRSVQTFVGSFAYLGKAQYKYRKDHQQSLDAVTNELHALLVSARTMLCEIETTINASYPNSNGAKLTRISRETMQERLKFHTPADGSEAADERDLKVTKELYLQYLENVFKTLHSALSRKHHRHHSPARLGGAAGTAAGSSGLDSGSLRGGSSESFELRRGSISSGSECASGEC
- the upd2 gene encoding uncharacterized protein upd2 isoform X2, translated to MCHQITSQNLGSGRRSTQFTSCHLNRQLLLVIMMLASFLPFSQARHLHDQVAALDYATSFEDESSARERERERDNAAAAAAAAILASWRQHANPFHGLAESFGEGTYDSSDSSDSADFDTSSSSSSSSEMGLSENSYEEIAQAALRAARRELHRRQRTRHARSHNLRLFSAPNPQIPEWENPCGGVYQPGDSSNQEDSSSQGRVIKRRHLLALRNNTMSEYRDIRSRAKLEYRDFQHWQHEYKFLPNMTRSTGAVKLKTWYRSVQTFVGSFAYLGKAQYKYRKDHQQSLDAVTNELHALLVSARTMLCEIETTINASYPNSNGAKLTRISRETMQERLKFHTPADGSEAADERDLKVTKELYLQYLENVFKTLHSALSRKHHRHHSPARLGGAAGTAAGSSGLDSGSLRGGSSESFELRRGSISSGSECASGEC